A single region of the Silene latifolia isolate original U9 population chromosome 8, ASM4854445v1, whole genome shotgun sequence genome encodes:
- the LOC141597552 gene encoding uncharacterized protein LOC141597552 produces the protein MVGCWALWEHSNRVVFDGVEIGPTKVVRRVYDVLAEESGWMDLGGKKNRSGGRRRVDDRAEGWMAPSRGVVKVNEDAGVQDGLGVGTGAICRDEYGAALWGMAINRAHTWEPAIAEAVAILDGVQEGARRGHRDVVVESDCLQVIEDLQSMRHGRSILSAILDDILALSILFSSLRWSHTSRTNNCVAHALAHFNSSFVGKTVWDGDLPPIVNNVVLFNISLLN, from the coding sequence ATGGTAGGATGTTGGGCTTTATGGGAACATAGTAATAGGGTGGTCTTTGATGGGGTGGAGATTGGCCCGACTAAGGTGGTACGTAGGGTGTATGATGTTCTTGCTGAGGAGAGTGGCTGGATGGACTTGGGTGGTAAAAAAAACAGGAGCGGAGGACGTAGGAGAGTTGATGATCGGGCTGAAGGATGGATGGCTCCATCGAGGGGAGTGGTGAAGGTTAATGAGGATGCGGGAGTGCAGGACGGGCTTGGTGTGGGTACGGGAGCAATCTGCAGAGATGAATATGGGGCGGCCTTGTGGGGGATGGCTATCAATCGTGCACACACTTGGGAACCAGCCATTGCCGAAGCTGTTGCAATCCTTGACGGAGTTCAAGAAGGTGCACGGAGAGGACATCGAGATGTGGTCGTGGAGAGCGATTGCTTGCAGGTCATCGAAGATCTACAAAGCATGCGACATGGGCGGAGTATTCTTTCGGCTATATTAGATGATATTCTAGCTCTTAGTATTTTGTTTAGTTCGTTGCGATGGTCACATACTAGTCGAACCAATAATTGTGTGGCTCATGCGCTTGCTCATTTTAATTCTAGTTTTGTAGGTAAAACGGTATGGGATGGTGACTTGCCGCCGATCGTTAACAATGTTGTTCTCTTTAATATTTCGTTATTGAATTAA